A region from the Microcebus murinus isolate Inina chromosome 3, M.murinus_Inina_mat1.0, whole genome shotgun sequence genome encodes:
- the RTN4 gene encoding reticulon-4 isoform X3, giving the protein MDGQKKNWKDKVVDLLYWRDIKKTGVVFGASLFLLLSLTVFSIVSVTAYIALALLSVTISFRIYKGVIQAIQKSDEGHPFRAYLESDVAISEELVQKYSNSALGHVNCTIKELRRLFLVDDLVDSLKFAVLMWVFTYVGALFNGLTLLILALISLFSVPVIYERHQAQIDHYLGLANKNVKDAMAKIQAKIPGLKRKAE; this is encoded by the exons ttgttGACCTCCTCTACTGGAGAGATATTAAGAAGACTGGAGTGGTGTTTGGTGCCAGCTTATTCCTCCTGCTTTCATTGACAGTATTCAGCATTGTGAGTGTAACGGCCTACATTGCCTTGGCCCTGCTCTCTGTGACTATCAGCTTTAGGATATATAAGGGTGTGATCCAAGCTATCCAGAAATCAGATGAAGGCCACCCATTCAG ggCATATTTGGAATCTGACGTTGCTATATCTGAGGAGTTGGTTCAGAAATACAGTAATTCTGCTCTTGGTCACGTGAACTGCACGATAAAAGAACTCAGGCGCCTCTTTTTAGTTGATGATTTAGTTGATTCTCTGAAG tttgcAGTGTTGATGTGGGTATTTACCTATGTTGGTGCCTTGTTCAATGGTCTGACACTACTGATTTTGG CTCTGATTTCACTCTTCAGTGTTCCTGTTATTTATGAACGACATCAG GCACAGATAGATCATTATCTAGGACTTGCAAATAAGAATGTTAAAGATGCTATGGCTAA AATCCAAGCAAAAATCCCTGGATTGAAGCGCAAAGCTGAATGA